The Rhizoctonia solani chromosome 14, complete sequence genome has a segment encoding these proteins:
- a CDS encoding aldehyde dehydrogenase family protein, giving the protein MLLSRIRAIALRNAPLRGSAPLSTRATKILSALDIPTNGKEVHGVYDGTWGGSGEPLVSVCPSTGETLAKITTATPAETQQAIDRAHDAYVSIRNMPAPRRGELIRQIRVALAEKRNDLGALVSLEMGKIRTEGEGEVQEFVDICDYAVGLSRMMNGRVVASERPGHSILEVPNPLGVVGVLSAFNFPVAVYGWNLSLSLAAGNATLWKPSPTTPLCAVATTKIISRVLEQNGVHSAAAGLVCGGKDVGEAVVGSPSVHMVSFTGSEAVGKVVGKAVQDRFGKVLLELGGNNASVIMPDADLALAIPAVLFGAVGTAGQRCTSTRRLYVHRSIAPEFLDRLQRAYASVTNLIGDPLAAGTLMGPLHTRTAVGMFSDAIQKLKSTGSEILTGGQKHSVGGDLQGGNWVLPTLAIPNKPQPHELPEVWTKETFAPVLNVAIFDEIEQAIEWNNAVPQGLSSSLWTRDMRSLGKWIGPSGSDAGIVNVNVGTSGAEIGAAFGGNKSTGWGRESGGDAWKQYVRWSACTLNFSDEAPLAQGVNFDLK; this is encoded by the exons ATGTTGCTATCACGTATCCGTGCAATTGCTCTCAGAAACGCTCCTTTGCGCGGGAGTGCTCCTCTGTCGACCAGGGCAACCAAAATCCTTTCAGCACTTGACATCCCAACCAACGGAAAGGAAGTTCATGGTGTATACGATGGCACATGGGGGGGCTCCGGAGAACCCCTGGTCAGCGTATGTCCCTCTACTGGGGAGACGTTGGCAAAGATCACAACT GCTACCCCGGCAGAGACCCAACAGGCTATTGATCGCGCACACGATGCGTACGTATCGATCCGAAATATGCCAGCTCCTCGAAGGGGAgaacttattaggcaaatacGGGTGGCTTTGGCCGAGAAG AGGAATGACCTTGGTGCACTCGTTTCGCTGGAGATGGGAAAAATAAGAACCGAAGGGGAAGGGGAAGTGCAGGAATTTGTGGATATT TGCGACTATGCCGTCGGGCTCTCCCGAATGATGAATGGGCGGGTGGTTGCATCCGAGCGACCTGGTCACTCAATTCTAGAAG TGCCCAATCCTCTAGGTGTGGTTGGTGTATTGAGCGCCTTTAATTTCCCTGTCGCGGTTTACGGATG GAACCTCTCGTTATCTTTGGCAGCAGGTAACGCTACTTTGTGGAAACCATCGCCCACCACGCCTCTGTGTGCGGTTGCGACAACCAAAATCATTTCACGTGTTTTGGAACAGAATGGTGTGCACAGCGCCGCAGCAGGACTTGTTTGTGGGGGCAAGGACGTTGGCGAGGCGGTAGTTGGCAGCCCCTCCGTCCATATGG TTTCGTTCACAGGAAGCGAGGCGGTTGGAAAGGTAGTAGGCAAAGCAGTCCAGGATAGATTCGGAAAGGTCTTATTAGAATTGGGAGGCAACAACG CCAGTGTCATCATGCCAGACGCGGACTTGGCGCTGGCAATTCCTGCAGTTCTGTTTGGTGCGGTTGGTACAGCAGGGCAGCGATGCACATCCACTCGACGACTCTACGTTCACCGATCCATCGCCCCCGAGTTTCTGGATCGACTACAGCGAGCCTATGCCAGCGTTACCAACCTCATTGGTGACCCCTTGGCTGCGGGTACTCTCATGGGACCTTTGCATACTCGAACAGCTGTCGGCATGTTCTCAGACGCTATCCAAAAACTAAAATCGACCGGCTCAGAGATACTTACCGGCGGTCAAAAGCACTCGGTCGGTGGCGATCTGCAAGGAGGAAACTGGGTCTTGCCCACTTTGGCCATCCCAAATAAGCCTCAACCACATGAGCTTCCAGAGGTGTGGACCAAGGAGACGTTTGCTCCCGTCCTGAACGTTGCCATCTTCGACGAAATTGAGCAAGCCATTGAATGGAATAATGCAGTACCCCAAGGCCTTTCGAGTAGCCTTTGGACTAGGGATATGAGGAGTCTTGGAAAGTGGATTGGGCCAAGTGGAAGTGACGCTGGGATTGTAAAC GTTAATGTTGGAACCTCAGGCGCCGAAA TTGGTGCCGCGTTTGGAGGCAACAAG AGCACTGGATG GGGTCGTGAGTCAGGTGGAGATGCTTGGAAGCAATACGTCCGATGGAGTGCTTGTACACTCAACTTCTCAGATGAAGCACCTCTTGCACAGGGCGTGAACTTTGATCTGAAATAA
- a CDS encoding CHAT domain protein, with protein sequence MKASIERIVWGLCGVRTGRKNNSRSSKNEGLDTPEHILHREQVDGNTATELDPISGNRFSNQQSGLTQFDRNQSQGLGNPDDLEEIIEYEKRQLELTPEDHPELASRLISLGTSYDDRFSSLGEMDDLTKSIEYKSRAVALTPNDDPALPSRLQTLAFSYSSRFSSLGKLDDLERSIKYESCAVALTPDGHPDLPSYLNSLGASYHLRFMRLGDLDNLAKSVEIYSRAVMLTPDGHPELALRLANLGMSYAARSNRLGELDDLSKSIEYISRAVELTPEDHPGLPSHLDALGASYVNRFSRMGNLKDLAESIESYSRAVELTPDDHPSLPLRLTHLGASYAIRSRRLGELSDFSKSIEYTSRAVTLTPEDHPDLPSHLASLGASYTGRFKRMGDLSDLAKSIESYSRAVALTPDTHPALPGRLKALGASYCDRFMRMGDIDDLRKSIKYYSQAIALTPDGHPHLPLYLNSLGASYDGQFKRLGDLGDLAKSIESYSRAVMLTPDGHPDLAPRLANLGISYALRSKHLGELDDLSKSIEYISRAIELTPDNHPDFSSRFVALGVSYSNRFGRLGDLNDLVKSTESHSRAAELTPNDHPDLPNRLAHLGELYSRRFNRLGDMDDLTKSIENYSRAFTLTPKDHPDLSMRLAALGASYSFRFNRLGELGDLTKSIKYKSHAVELTHSDHPDFPKRLASLAASYDGRFRSLGDLSDLEMSMKYKSQALALTPNSHPDLPFRLAALGSSYTTRFNRLSEFDDLTKSIELTSRAVALTPDDHPALPSHLASLGLSHSERFKRLREIDDLEKSIEYNSRAVSLTPSEHPDLAGRHHILAFSCLYRYRNKRDPHDLQNSLYSLRAAAQLLTAAPRNRFKYALGWVSVASGESPLDSMGAYHTAIDLLPQFIWLGATTSQRYQDLLTTGDLAVQAASAAIASSAFETALEWLEHARCIVWNQSLMLRSPLDELQSSYPDLATRLSSTAAQLHQVTSEPSEPPPPPTDIESDISGHRINLAREYNSLLASVRELPGFEDLLQPIKAKALIQSAHHGPVVVINCSKDRCDALLILPGQNDIKHVPLPDFTQEKARRMRSDIEASIESRGSRERRPFYQWESDGKDSMDIALAVLWSSVVKPVLDFLGYTNNNSAATRDLPSIIWCPVGVLSFLPLHAAGDYDKLGSRVFDYAISSYTPTLAALINSKVTLSSHAPRVLAIGQASTPGHAPLPGTSKELACVKTHAQSKAQYTELVDDQATTAAVLDAMEQHDWVHLACHAHQNVADATESGFFLHDGTLDLASINRRSFGRKGLAFLSACQTATGDEKLPDEAIHLASGMLVAGYQSVIATMWSVMDSDAPFVADKVYAELMKYGMIGSGEAGRALHNAVSSLREDVGEREFGRWVPYIHMGS encoded by the exons ATGAAAGCTTCGATTGAACGGATTGTGTGGGGGTTATGTGGAGTTAGAACAGGCCGAAAGAATAACAGTAGAAGCAGCAAGAAT GAGGGACTGGACACACCCGAGCATATTCTACATCGTGAGCAAGTAGACGGTAATACTGCGACAGAATTAGATCCGATTTCCGGTAATCGTTTCA GTAATCAGCAGTCTGGATTGACGCAATTTGATCGAAACCAGTCGCAGGGACTCGGCAACCCGGATGACCTTGAAGAAATAATCGAATACGAAAAGCGACAGCTGGAATTGACTCCTGAGGACCATCCGGAATTAGCGAGCCGTCTTATCTCACTTGGAACGTCTTACGATGATCGATTTTCGAGCCTAGGTGAAATGGATGACTTGACAAAATCAATCGAATACAAATCTCGGGCAGTTGCATTGACTCCAAATGACGACCCAGCTTTGCCATCCCGACTCCAGACTTTGGCTTTTTCTTATAGTAGCCGCTTCAGTAGTCTGGGTAAACTGGACGACTTAGAAAGGTCAATTAAATACGAGTCTTGTGCTGTTGCGTTGACCCCTGATGGCCACCCAGACTTACCATCTTACCTCAACTCTTTGGGTGCGTCTTATCATCTTCGGTTCATGCGCCTGGGCGATCTGGATAATCTTGCGAAGTCCGTCGAGATCTATTCTCGTGCAGTCATGTTGACACCTGACGGTCACCCGGAATTGGCGCTTCGCCTTGCGAATCTGGGTATGTCATATGCTGCTCGGTCCAACCGTTTGGGCGAGCTGGACGATCTATCAAAGTCAATTGAATATATATCTCGTGCAGTTGAATTGACTCCAGAAGACCATCCGGGCTTACCGTCCCACCTTGATGCTCTGGGAGCGTCATACGTCAATCGATTCAGTCGTATGGGCAATTTGAAGGATCTTGCAGAGTCCATCGAGAGCTACTCTCGCGCAGTTGAATTAACACCTGATGACCACCCGAGCTTGCCACTTCGCCTTACCCATCTAGGAGCATCGTACGCTATCCGGTCTCGACGTTTGGGCGAACTGAGCGATTTTTCGAAGTCGATCGAATATACTTCTCGTGCAGTTACGTTAACTCCCGAGGACCATCCAGACTTACCATCCCACCTTGCATCTCTCGGAGCATCCTACACTGGTCGATTCAAACGTATGGGTGATTTGAGCGACCTTGCAAAGTCCATTGAAAGCTATTCTCGTGCTGTTGCGTTAACGCCTGATACCCATCCAGCCTTACCAGGCCGCCTCAAAGCTCTAGGGGCATCTTATTGTGATCGATTTATGCGTATGGGGGATATAGACGATCTCCGCAAATCTATCAAGTACTATTCTCAGGCGATTGCATTGACCCCGGACGGACACCCGCATTTACCGTTGTACCTGAATTCTCTGGGCGCATCCTACGATGGCCAATTCAAGCGCTTGGGTGATCTGGGCGACCTTGCAAAGTCCATCGAGAGCTATTCTCGTGCAGTTATGTTGACACCTGACGGCCACCCGGACTTGGCACCCCGTCTTGCGAATCTGGGTATATCATACGCCCTCCGGAGCAAACATTTGGGTGAACTAGACGACCTATCAAAGTCAATTGAATATATATCTCGTGCAATTGAATTGACCCCTGACAATCATCCGGACTTTTCATCTCGTTTTGTTGCTCTTGGAGTATCATACAGCAATCGGTTTGGTCGTCTAGGCGATTTGAACGACCTTGTAAAGTCCACCGAGAGCCACTCCCGTGCAGCCGAATTGACTCCCAATGATCACCCAGACTTGCCCAACCGACTTGCCCATCTAGGAGAATTGTACAGTAGGCGATTCAATCGTCTGGGCGATATGGACGATCTGACAAAGTCCATCGAGAATTATTCTCGTGCATTTACATTGACTCCCAAGGATCACCCAGACCTTTCGATGCGCCTTGCTGCTTTAGGAGCATCTTACTCTTTTCGGTTCAATCGTTTAGGCGAACTAGGAGATCTGACTAAATCAATCAAATACAAGTCTCACGCGGTTGAGTTGACCCACAGCGATCACCCGGATTTTCCAAAGCGACTTGCCTCTCTGGCAGCGTCTTATGATGGTCGGTTCAGGTCTCTTGGTGACCTGAGTGACCTAGAAATGTCAATGAAATACAAATCTCAGGCACTTGCGTTGACACCGAATTCACACCCGGATTTACCATTCCGCCTCGCTGCTCTAGGGTCGTCTTACACAACTCGATTTAATCGACTGAGCGAATTTGATGATTTAACAAAGTCAATTGAATTGACGTCCCGTGCAGTCGCATTGACGCCCGATGATCACCCAGCATTGCCAAGCCACCTTGCGAGTTTAGGGTTGTCTCACAGTGAGCGGTTCAAGCGTCTGAGAGAAATAGATGACCTGGAGAAATCAATTGAATACAATTCCCGTGCAGTTTCGCTAACTCCTAGCGAACATCCTGACTTGGCAGGGCGTCACCATATTTTGGCATTTTCTTGTTTGTACCGCTATCGGAACAAAAGGGATCCTCATGACCTTCAGAACTCGTTGTATTCTTTACGTGCTGCCGCCCAGTTGCTGACCGCAGCTCCACGCAACAGGTTCAAGTACGCGCTTGGGTGGGTAAGCGTTGCCTCTGGAGAGAGCCCGCTTGATTCTATGGGGGCATATCACACCGCAATCGACCTACTTCCTCAATTTATATGGCTTGGTGCTACTACTAGTCAGCGCTATCAGGATCTGTTGACAACTGGGGACCTAGCGGTACAAGCCGCTTCAGCTGCAATTGCCTCATCTGCATTTGAAACAGCGCTGGAGTGGCTTGAGCATGCACGGTGTATTGTCTGGAATCAGAGCTTGATGCTACGCTCTCCTCTTGACGAGCTCCAATCCTCCTATCCAGACCTCGCCACCCGCCTCTCGTCAACCGCCGCACAGCTTCACCAGGTAACATCAGAGCCTTCAGAGCCTCCACCGCCCCCCACAGATATTGAGTCAGATATATCAGGGCATCGGATTAATCTAGCTAGGGAGTACAACTCCTTATTAGCTAGTGTCCGTGAACTTCCTGGATTTGAAGACCTTCTCCAACCAATAAAGGCAAAGGCCTTGATTCAATCTGCACATCATGGGCCTGTTGTTGTCATTAATTGCTCGAAAGATCGCTGCGATGCTCTCCTGATATTACCAGGGCAGAACGATATCAAACATGTCCCGCTCCCCGACTTCACCCAGGAGAAGGCTCGTCGTATGCGTTCTGACATAGAGGCTTCCATCGAGAGCCGAGGTTCTCGGGAACGAAGACCCTTTTACCAATGGGAGTCCGACGGAAAAGATAGCATGGATATAGCCCTAGCAGTTCTTTGGAGCAGCGTGGTCAAGCCCGTCCTAGACTTTCTTGGATACACG AATAATAACAGCGCTGCCACACGCGATCTCCCATCCATAATATGGTGCCCTGTTGGTGTGCTATCCTTCTTGCCGTTGCACGCGGCAGGGGACTACGATAAGCTAGGATCGCGAGTTTTCGATTATGCTATTTCTTCATACACTCCTACGCTCGCCGCTCTCATCAACTCAAAGGTCACTTTATCAAGCCATGCACCACGAGTGCTAGCGATTGGTCAAGCAAGTACGCCAGGCCATGCGCCGTTGCCTGGTACTAGTAAAGAACTTGCTTGCGTGAAAACACATGCACAAAGTAAAGCTCAGTACACAGAGCTTGTAGATGACCAGGCCACAACCGCGGCAGTACTCGATGCGATGGAGCAGCATGACTGGGTTCATCTTGCGTGTCACGCCCATCAGAACGTCGCTGACGCCACCGAGAGTGGGTTCTTCCTTCACGACGGCACACTCGATTTGGCCTCGATAAACCGGCGGTCATTCGGGAGGAAAGGCCTAGCATTCCTCTCGGCTTGTCAGACAGCAACTGGAGATGAGAAACTACCTGACGAGGCCATACATCTTGCATCAGGGATGTTAGTGGCTGGGTACCAGAGCGTGATCGCCACGATGTGGTCGGTGATGGACAGCGATGCACCATTCGTGGCGGACAAAGTATATGCAGAGCTGATGAAATACGGAATGATAGGGAGTGGAGAGGCGGGGAGAGCGCTGCACAATGCTGTTTCATCATTGCGTGAGGATGTGGGAGAAAGGGAATTTGGAAGATGGGTACCATATATTCACATGGGCTCGTAA
- a CDS encoding eukaryotic translation initiation factor 5, with the protein MASEEPLFDPSLKKRKKKKVNFDEDPLGADAAPAEPETPAVPPPAETRPAAPILKESEPPKEDDLDAMFGDLKKKKKKKEIPLDLELASRARRAPASGGATPATGGGDDLGEFAGIKKKSKSKKAAFDLEAFEKELAESKAKEGEDDEDDGPVPDVDEGDLGEDVFAQPAPEGGAQVETWHGTDRDYTYPELLGRFYQILRAQNPELAGEKRRYTIVPPSVHRDGNKKTVFANISEICKRMHRQPDHVIQFLFAELGTTGSVDGSQRLVIKGRFQPKQLENVLRRYIVEYVTCKTCKSPDTILTKENRIYFMSCESCGSRRSVSAIKAGFQAQVGKRSRTKAAA; encoded by the exons ATGGCCAGCGAAGAGCCTCTATTTGATCCCTCCCTCAAAAAGcgcaagaagaaaaaggttAATTTTGATGAAGATCCCCTCGGTGCAGATGCTGCTCCCGCTGAGCCCGAAACCCCTGCGGTTCCACCTCCTGCCGAGACCAGGCCTGCTGCTCCGATACTAAAGGAAAGCGAACCGCCAAAGGAAGATGACTTGGACGCGATGTTTGGTGATttgaagaaaaagaaaaagaaaaaggaaATTCCCTTGGATCTTGAACTGGCAAGTCGAGCCAGGCG TGCCCCTGCTTCTGGAGGCGCGACCCCGGCTACTGGTGGAGGTGATGATCTAGGAGAGTTTGCAGGGATCaagaagaagagcaagagtaaGAAAGCTGCGTTCGATTTGGAGGCGTTTGAGAAAGAGTTGGCAGAGTCCAAAG CCAAGGAAGGAGAagatgacgaagatgacGGTCCAGTACCTGACGTGGATGAAGGTGACCTTGGAGAAGATGTGTTTGCTCAACCTGCTCCAGAGGGTGGTGCGCAAGTCGAGACTTGGCACGGAACCGACAGGGACTACACTTATCCCGAG CTCCTTGGCAGATTCTACCAAATCCTTCGTGCCCAGAACCCTGAACTTGCAGGAGAAAAGAGGAGATACACAATTGTCCCTCCGAGTGTTCACCGAGATGGAAACAAGAAGACTGTGTTTGCCAATATTAGCGAAATTTGCAAGAG GATGCATCGGCAGCCGGACCATGTAATTCAATTCTTATTTGCTGAATTGGGAACAACTGGATCGGTCGATGGATCACAACGCTTAGTTATTAAGGGTCGATTCCAGCCAAAGCAGCTAGAAAATGTGTTGAGGCGTTACATTG TCGAATATGTTACCTGCAAAACATGTAAATCACCCGATACCATTCTGACGAAAGAAAACCGTATCTACTTCATGTCCTGCGAGTCATGCGGGTCTCGGCGTTCAGTCAGCGCGATCAAAGCTGGTTTCCAGGCCCAGGTTGGGAAGCGCAGTCGTACCAAGGCTGCGGCATAG